The Faecalibacter sp. LW9 genome has a segment encoding these proteins:
- the rplL gene encoding 50S ribosomal protein L7/L12: protein MADLKKLAEELVNLTVLEVNELSTILKDEYGIEPAAAAVVVAGGGAGEAAEEQSEFDVILKDAGASKLGVVKLVKELTGKGLKEAKDLVDSTPAVVKEAVSKDEAEALKKQLEEAGAVVELK, encoded by the coding sequence ATGGCAGATTTAAAAAAATTAGCTGAAGAGTTAGTAAACTTAACAGTTTTAGAAGTTAACGAATTATCTACAATCTTAAAAGACGAGTACGGAATCGAGCCTGCTGCTGCTGCAGTAGTTGTTGCTGGTGGTGGAGCTGGAGAAGCTGCTGAAGAGCAATCAGAATTCGACGTAATCTTAAAAGATGCTGGTGCATCTAAATTAGGTGTAGTTAAATTAGTTAAAGAATTAACTGGAAAAGGATTAAAAGAAGCTAAAGATTTAGTTGATTCTACTCCAGCAGTAGTTAAAGAAGCAGTTTCTAAAGATGAAGCTGAAGCTTTAAAGAAACAGCTTGAAGAAGCTGGTGCAGTAGTTGAATTAAAGTAA